In the genome of Massilia sp. PAMC28688, one region contains:
- the senA gene encoding selenoneine synthase SenA, with product MEALQGARNYTLSLFDCLANAGYDVSARLPYIATINPPLWELGHIAWFAEWYILREAASSHPAAAERTSMLTRGDDWFDSNTVAHRMRWSLDLPASGALKTYCHEVLDRVLDKLSRAAGTDEALYPYRLALAHEDMHGEALLYTLQTLGVAVPPALSRDEPSTTPNAAISYPGGTIMLGAQEGGFAFDNERQAHQCYVAPFEVDTGLVTNAQYAEFMADGGYQNRQFWSVAGSAWLMQQERSSPRYWERDGQQWRALRLGRLSTLAPAEPVRHVNLFEAQAYCAWIGRRLPTEAEWEYAALSGQAGFRWGQLWEWTASPFEPYPGFEAGPYREYSAPWFMSHQVLRGASFATPARFASARFRNFYLPERDDMFVGFRTCAY from the coding sequence ATGGAAGCGCTGCAGGGGGCCAGAAATTATACGCTGAGCCTGTTCGATTGCCTGGCCAACGCAGGCTATGACGTCAGCGCGCGCCTGCCTTACATCGCCACCATCAATCCGCCGCTGTGGGAACTGGGCCACATTGCCTGGTTCGCCGAGTGGTACATCCTGCGCGAGGCGGCATCGAGCCACCCGGCCGCGGCCGAGCGCACCTCGATGCTCACGCGCGGCGACGACTGGTTCGATTCCAATACGGTAGCGCACCGCATGCGCTGGTCGCTCGACCTGCCTGCCAGCGGCGCGCTCAAGACCTACTGCCACGAAGTGCTGGACCGGGTGCTCGACAAGCTCTCGCGCGCGGCCGGCACCGATGAAGCGCTGTATCCCTACCGGCTGGCGCTGGCGCACGAAGACATGCACGGCGAGGCCCTGCTCTACACCCTGCAGACGCTGGGCGTGGCGGTGCCGCCGGCACTGTCGCGCGACGAGCCCTCTACTACGCCGAACGCCGCCATCAGCTACCCGGGCGGCACCATCATGCTCGGCGCCCAGGAAGGCGGCTTCGCGTTCGATAACGAGCGCCAGGCCCACCAGTGCTATGTGGCGCCGTTTGAGGTCGACACCGGCCTGGTGACCAATGCGCAGTACGCCGAATTCATGGCCGATGGCGGCTACCAGAACCGCCAGTTCTGGAGCGTGGCAGGCAGCGCGTGGCTGATGCAGCAGGAGCGCTCGTCGCCGCGCTACTGGGAGCGCGATGGCCAGCAGTGGCGCGCGCTGCGGCTGGGAAGGCTGTCCACGCTGGCACCGGCCGAACCGGTGCGCCACGTGAACCTGTTCGAGGCGCAGGCTTACTGCGCGTGGATCGGGCGCCGCCTGCCGACCGAGGCGGAATGGGAGTACGCGGCCCTGTCGGGGCAGGCTGGGTTTCGCTGGGGCCAGCTGTGGGAGTGGACTGCGTCGCCGTTCGAGCCCTATCCGGGCTTCGAGGCGGGGCCCTACCGCGAGTATTCGGCGCCCTGGTTCATGAGCCACCAGGTATTGCGCGGCGCTTCGTTTGCCACGCCGGCACGCTTTGCCAGCGCGCGTTTTCGCAATTTCTACCTGCCCGAACGCGACGACATGTTTGTCGGCTTTCGCACCTGTGCCTACTGA
- a CDS encoding DUF4272 domain-containing protein, whose protein sequence is MLDPDNVKRSSEVIIRQMGGEVLDHLPTIGTEEISLRPCAEIAERALILHVLVALSFGMPREMGRDWLSKHGLTAQLSREERTTLEGKGPVDEADRNYLRWNIEYLYTSLWAGSLVASLDPVQDIPDTLASTLPDLKTCESPDRFLTQFALRPLPDLYAQLDLFYRAHWYAKNCSLTGRDVGDFHPGVVETRRKMLEWLMNSESDWDNVELST, encoded by the coding sequence ATGCTTGACCCTGACAACGTAAAACGCTCATCCGAAGTCATCATTAGGCAAATGGGTGGCGAAGTCTTGGATCATTTACCGACCATAGGCACAGAAGAAATTTCGCTCCGCCCGTGCGCAGAGATTGCCGAACGCGCACTGATATTGCACGTGCTCGTAGCGCTATCGTTCGGTATGCCCCGCGAAATGGGCCGCGACTGGCTATCGAAGCATGGCTTGACTGCGCAGCTATCTCGAGAAGAGCGCACGACGCTTGAGGGGAAGGGCCCGGTCGATGAGGCCGATCGAAACTACTTGCGTTGGAACATCGAATATCTATACACGTCGTTATGGGCTGGGTCCCTGGTTGCTTCTCTCGATCCGGTTCAAGACATTCCAGACACTCTCGCGTCGACCCTGCCTGATCTGAAAACCTGCGAGTCACCGGACCGCTTTCTGACGCAATTTGCCTTAAGACCGCTGCCAGACCTGTACGCACAGCTGGACCTGTTTTACCGCGCCCACTGGTATGCCAAAAACTGCAGCTTGACCGGCAGGGATGTTGGTGATTTTCACCCTGGCGTCGTAGAGACGCGCCGCAAGATGCTGGAGTGGCTGATGAACAGCGAGTCTGACTGGGACAACGTAGAACTGAGTACCTGA
- a CDS encoding DUF1289 domain-containing protein, with amino-acid sequence MSVQPEPLPERPDTPCVAVCSTTFDDVCRGCGRTVVEVAHWVSMTAAEKEVVWVRILSQGYPRRNT; translated from the coding sequence ATGTCGGTCCAGCCTGAGCCCCTGCCCGAGCGGCCGGACACGCCGTGCGTGGCGGTGTGTTCGACCACCTTTGACGACGTCTGCCGCGGCTGCGGCCGCACCGTTGTGGAAGTTGCCCACTGGGTATCGATGACGGCGGCGGAAAAGGAAGTGGTCTGGGTGCGCATCCTCAGCCAGGGCTACCCCCGCCGCAACACATAA
- the selD gene encoding selenide, water dikinase SelD — protein sequence MPDTPIKLTSFSHGGGCGCKIAPGVLAEILKNSAGFPVPKELMVGIETADDAAVYKLNDEQALIATTDFFMPIVDDAYDFGRIAATNAISDVYAMGGTPIMALALVGMPVNKLPLETIGQIIRGGEAICAEAGIPIAGGHTIDSVEPIYGLVVLGLVHPSKVKRNAGARAGDVLILGKPLGVGVLSAALKKNVLGEDGYAAMIANTTKLNKPGKALAEMDGVHALTDVTGFGLAGHLLELARGARLGAHLEMAAIPLLPGVEQLAHDGYITGASGRNWDAYGKDVTLAATVTPAQQALLSDPQTSGGLLVSCDPASVDEVLALFARDGFGQAAVIGTMQAGQARVTVA from the coding sequence ATGCCCGACACTCCCATCAAACTGACTTCCTTTTCGCACGGCGGTGGCTGCGGCTGCAAGATCGCACCCGGCGTGCTGGCGGAAATCCTGAAGAATTCGGCCGGCTTCCCCGTGCCCAAAGAACTGATGGTGGGCATCGAGACCGCCGACGACGCGGCCGTCTACAAGCTCAATGACGAGCAGGCCCTGATCGCCACCACCGATTTCTTCATGCCGATTGTCGATGATGCCTATGACTTTGGCCGCATTGCCGCCACCAACGCCATTTCCGACGTCTACGCCATGGGCGGCACGCCCATCATGGCACTGGCCCTGGTGGGCATGCCGGTCAACAAGCTGCCTCTGGAAACGATTGGCCAGATCATCCGCGGCGGCGAAGCCATCTGCGCCGAAGCAGGCATTCCGATTGCCGGTGGCCACACCATCGATTCGGTGGAGCCGATCTACGGCCTGGTGGTGCTGGGCCTCGTGCATCCCTCCAAGGTCAAGCGCAATGCCGGCGCCCGCGCGGGCGACGTGCTGATACTGGGCAAGCCGCTCGGTGTGGGCGTGCTGTCGGCGGCGCTGAAAAAGAATGTGCTGGGCGAAGATGGCTACGCGGCCATGATTGCCAATACCACCAAGCTGAACAAGCCAGGCAAGGCGCTGGCCGAGATGGACGGCGTGCATGCACTGACCGACGTCACCGGCTTTGGCCTGGCGGGCCACCTGCTGGAGCTGGCCCGGGGCGCCAGACTGGGCGCGCACCTGGAGATGGCCGCCATTCCCCTGCTGCCGGGGGTGGAACAGCTGGCGCACGACGGCTACATTACCGGCGCCTCGGGCCGCAACTGGGACGCATACGGCAAGGATGTCACGCTGGCCGCCACCGTTACCCCGGCCCAGCAGGCGCTGCTGTCGGACCCGCAAACCTCGGGCGGACTGCTGGTGTCGTGCGATCCGGCCAGCGTCGATGAAGTACTGGCGTTGTTTGCGCGCGACGGCTTTGGCCAGGCAGCCGTCATCGGCACCATGCAGGCTGGCCAGGCGCGCGTCACGGTCGCCTGA
- a CDS encoding DUF1993 family protein, with the protein MTFSMYEASVPVFKQILTSLSSILEKAEAHAAEKKIDPPALLQARLYPDMFPLLRQVQVACDFAKGAAARLAGVDVPRYDDTEQTFAELRARIATTLAFIDTLPQDGLEASAQRDITTGSGEKAKHFKGQVYLMHYALPHFYFHATTAYAILRHNGVEVGKKDFIGSF; encoded by the coding sequence ATGACATTTTCCATGTATGAAGCATCGGTACCGGTATTCAAGCAAATCCTGACGAGCCTGTCGTCCATCCTGGAAAAAGCCGAAGCGCACGCGGCAGAGAAAAAAATCGACCCGCCCGCCCTGCTGCAGGCGCGGCTGTATCCAGACATGTTTCCGCTGCTGCGCCAGGTGCAGGTGGCGTGCGACTTTGCCAAGGGCGCCGCGGCCCGGCTGGCCGGCGTGGACGTGCCCCGCTATGACGACACCGAGCAGACCTTCGCCGAATTACGCGCCCGCATCGCCACCACCCTGGCATTCATCGACACGCTGCCGCAAGATGGCTTGGAAGCAAGCGCCCAGCGCGACATCACCACTGGCAGTGGCGAGAAAGCCAAGCATTTCAAGGGCCAGGTTTACCTGATGCACTACGCGCTGCCGCACTTCTACTTCCATGCCACAACGGCGTATGCCATCCTGCGCCATAACGGCGTGGAAGTCGGCAAAAAAGACTTCATCGGCAGCTTCTAA
- a CDS encoding dienelactone hydrolase family protein, whose amino-acid sequence MKTPLIFVILFNVASFAAVATPVNPLIPEPGPHAVGLRIVQQYDYSRVLEAQSDVFGKTTRAESARPIQTLVWYPAARNTAAPMLIADYQQASLFETNFSFSATEVAKQRASWLASPRKALFSASTLAVRDATPSVGKFPVVIYAPSFASSAHENLDLAEYLASHGYVVIASRSLGARSVMMTDDVEGVEAQAADIAFLSNYAHTLPQADISKVAAAGFSWGGMANVFAAAKSSRIKALVSLDGSIRFHPKIWGAASYVRATRTSVPMLFIGARAPTAEEMETSDKLGPSYLNTMKFSDVYVTTMHPMRHTNFNSLGMRFAQDASFGDYQRADVVQAYRSSVLYTHRFLDAYLKGDTASLAFLQQSPVKNGIGPQVMSMRYSPAAQEAPSEPAFLRAFAKAGFKDAQSIYTHMTASAPDFKLHPISLNLLGYQLLRADNARGAVDLFKLATYIEPTYGDAFDSEGEAYEAMGEKTLAIAAYEKAVAVDKDQANAANRIKALRAAR is encoded by the coding sequence ATGAAAACACCACTCATCTTTGTAATCCTGTTCAATGTTGCCTCGTTCGCCGCCGTGGCAACGCCTGTCAATCCCCTGATCCCGGAACCAGGCCCCCACGCCGTTGGCCTGCGCATCGTCCAACAATATGACTACAGCCGCGTGCTGGAAGCGCAAAGCGATGTCTTCGGCAAGACGACACGCGCAGAGAGCGCCCGTCCGATCCAGACCCTCGTCTGGTATCCGGCAGCGCGCAACACGGCGGCGCCCATGCTGATCGCCGACTATCAGCAGGCTAGTCTGTTTGAGACCAACTTCAGCTTCTCCGCAACGGAAGTGGCCAAACAACGCGCCAGCTGGTTGGCCAGCCCGCGCAAGGCTCTGTTCAGTGCCTCAACGCTGGCGGTGCGTGACGCCACGCCGTCCGTCGGAAAGTTTCCGGTGGTGATTTACGCCCCTAGCTTTGCCAGCTCTGCGCATGAAAATCTGGACTTGGCCGAATACCTCGCCAGCCATGGCTACGTGGTTATCGCCAGTCGCAGCCTGGGCGCCCGCTCGGTCATGATGACCGACGACGTTGAGGGCGTGGAGGCGCAGGCGGCCGATATCGCGTTCCTCTCGAACTATGCCCACACCCTGCCGCAGGCTGATATCAGCAAGGTGGCGGCCGCGGGATTTAGTTGGGGCGGTATGGCCAACGTGTTCGCGGCTGCAAAATCGAGCCGCATCAAGGCGCTGGTCAGCTTGGATGGCTCAATCCGATTCCATCCAAAAATCTGGGGCGCGGCCAGCTATGTACGGGCAACGCGCACCAGCGTGCCGATGCTATTCATCGGTGCGCGCGCACCGACAGCGGAGGAGATGGAAACATCGGACAAGCTGGGCCCCAGCTACCTCAATACAATGAAATTCTCGGACGTTTACGTCACCACCATGCACCCCATGCGGCACACGAATTTCAATTCGCTGGGCATGCGTTTCGCGCAGGACGCCAGCTTCGGCGACTACCAGCGAGCCGACGTGGTACAGGCCTATCGCAGCAGCGTGCTCTATACACACCGCTTCCTGGACGCTTACCTGAAGGGCGACACGGCATCGCTGGCATTTCTCCAGCAGTCGCCCGTCAAGAACGGCATTGGCCCGCAAGTGATGTCGATGCGTTACTCGCCAGCCGCCCAGGAAGCGCCGAGCGAGCCGGCCTTCTTGCGCGCCTTTGCCAAGGCAGGCTTCAAGGACGCGCAATCGATTTATACGCACATGACGGCCAGCGCGCCGGACTTCAAGCTGCACCCCATCAGCCTCAACCTCCTGGGCTACCAGCTGCTGCGCGCGGACAACGCGCGCGGCGCCGTTGACCTGTTCAAACTGGCCACGTACATCGAGCCGACATATGGTGATGCGTTTGACAGCGAGGGCGAGGCCTACGAGGCAATGGGCGAGAAGACACTGGCGATTGCCGCCTACGAGAAAGCAGTCGCCGTGGACAAGGACCAGGCCAACGCCGCCAATCGTATCAAAGCCCTCCGCGCGGCGCGCTAA
- a CDS encoding transglycosylase SLT domain-containing protein, with the protein MTEITRNKTALAVFALMLAPALSHAEILPEAAPEGAAYAPATSVTAAAKPALPTPFVKVDEFKETDVWGRIRTGYAIPDINNALVLKHTDAYSARPEYLTRISNRASRYMFHVVQELEKRNMPTELALLPIIESAFNPQAYSSADAAGMWQFVPGTGRDYNLKQNMFKDERRGVLASTDAALSYLQKLYTMFGDWPLALAAYNWGEGNVQKAIKRNQDMGKPTDFESLADLMPAETRNYVPKLQAVKNIIANPAQYNVSLPVIDNAPYFTAIPKRNDIDLVLAAQLAELPLDEFKALNPQFNRPVITGSENTKILLPQKNAEKFQLNLAQWGRNLSTWTTHKITGARETIASLAKRFDTTPDVIRQANNIPAKSGVRAGSTILVPKTAATMHTDIADHVVDTAVLALKAESTGRNSRRGAKMSNAQRLKSKVAEIRSRVTKRQVKTAAASPRKKPRNG; encoded by the coding sequence ATGACCGAAATTACTCGCAACAAAACAGCGCTCGCAGTATTCGCTCTCATGCTCGCTCCGGCCCTTAGCCACGCCGAGATCCTTCCAGAAGCCGCACCAGAAGGCGCAGCTTACGCCCCTGCCACTTCCGTAACCGCCGCTGCCAAGCCGGCATTGCCGACACCGTTCGTCAAGGTGGATGAATTCAAGGAAACCGATGTCTGGGGCCGCATCCGCACGGGTTATGCCATTCCCGATATCAATAACGCACTCGTACTCAAGCATACCGACGCCTACAGCGCCCGGCCCGAGTACCTGACCCGCATTTCCAACCGCGCCAGCCGCTACATGTTCCATGTCGTGCAGGAATTGGAAAAGCGCAATATGCCTACCGAGCTGGCCCTCTTGCCCATTATCGAGTCCGCATTCAACCCGCAAGCCTATTCCAGCGCCGATGCCGCCGGCATGTGGCAGTTTGTGCCGGGTACAGGGCGCGATTACAACTTGAAGCAAAACATGTTCAAGGACGAGCGCCGCGGTGTGCTGGCCTCGACCGATGCCGCTCTGTCCTATCTGCAAAAGCTGTACACCATGTTTGGCGACTGGCCGCTGGCCCTGGCCGCCTATAACTGGGGTGAAGGCAATGTGCAAAAGGCAATCAAGCGCAACCAGGACATGGGCAAGCCGACCGATTTCGAGTCGCTGGCCGACCTGATGCCTGCCGAAACGCGCAATTACGTGCCCAAGCTGCAGGCGGTCAAGAACATCATCGCCAACCCGGCCCAGTACAATGTGTCGCTGCCGGTCATCGATAATGCGCCCTACTTCACGGCCATTCCCAAGCGTAATGATATTGACCTGGTCCTGGCAGCCCAGCTGGCCGAGTTGCCGCTGGACGAATTCAAGGCGCTCAATCCCCAGTTTAACCGTCCGGTCATTACCGGCAGCGAGAACACGAAGATTTTGCTGCCGCAAAAGAATGCCGAGAAATTCCAGCTGAACCTGGCGCAATGGGGCCGTAACCTGTCGACCTGGACCACCCACAAGATCACCGGGGCCCGCGAAACGATTGCCTCCCTGGCCAAGCGCTTCGATACCACGCCCGACGTGATCCGCCAGGCCAACAACATTCCGGCCAAGTCCGGGGTGCGCGCCGGCTCCACCATCCTGGTACCGAAGACGGCAGCAACCATGCACACCGACATTGCCGACCATGTTGTCGATACGGCCGTGCTGGCCCTGAAGGCGGAAAGCACGGGCCGGAACAGCCGCCGTGGCGCCAAGATGAGCAACGCCCAGCGCCTGAAGTCCAAGGTTGCGGAAATTCGCAGCCGGGTCACCAAGCGCCAGGTGAAGACCGCCGCCGCCTCACCGCGCAAGAAGCCGCGCAACGGTTAA
- the senB gene encoding selenoneine biosynthesis selenosugar synthase SenB has translation MPAKHVLIVSPASARENNGNWHTASRWAHFLRSRYQVAIAPDCCAGPNAPDVLIALHARRSAGAVAAFARARPGRPCIVVLTGTDLYRDLASSPEAQASLEHATHLVLLQPDGVALLPERVRARVRVIYQSAPAMRPVTHGQARRHFDICMIGHLRSEKDPYTFMRAATLVTAPRVRLLHIGGALESPLGQAATATAATTTGYQWLGHLPHSFARQRLARSHAMAICSLMEGGANVIIEAVTCGVPVLASDISGNRGMLGHDYAGYFPVGDAAALARLIDRSVADPAWYGQLQAQCVRRAPLFAPERERAALLALLDEATAAGDAAGALAS, from the coding sequence GTGCCAGCCAAGCACGTTCTGATCGTCAGCCCGGCCTCGGCGCGGGAAAACAATGGCAACTGGCACACGGCCAGCCGCTGGGCCCACTTTTTGCGCAGCCGCTACCAGGTGGCCATTGCCCCGGACTGCTGCGCCGGCCCCAATGCGCCCGATGTGCTCATCGCCCTGCATGCGCGCCGATCCGCCGGTGCGGTTGCCGCGTTCGCACGGGCCAGGCCCGGCCGCCCGTGCATCGTGGTGCTGACCGGGACCGACCTGTATCGCGACCTGGCCAGCTCGCCCGAGGCGCAGGCATCCCTCGAGCACGCCACCCATCTGGTGCTGCTGCAGCCGGACGGCGTGGCGCTGCTGCCCGAACGGGTGCGCGCCAGGGTGCGCGTGATCTACCAGTCGGCGCCGGCCATGCGTCCGGTCACGCACGGCCAGGCACGCCGCCACTTCGACATCTGCATGATCGGCCACCTGCGCTCGGAAAAGGATCCCTACACCTTCATGCGCGCGGCCACGCTGGTGACCGCCCCCCGGGTGCGCCTGCTCCACATTGGCGGCGCGCTGGAGTCGCCCCTCGGCCAGGCCGCCACTGCCACCGCCGCCACCACCACCGGCTATCAATGGCTGGGCCACCTGCCCCACTCGTTTGCCCGCCAGCGCCTGGCGCGCAGCCATGCCATGGCGATCTGCTCGCTCATGGAGGGCGGCGCCAACGTGATTATCGAAGCCGTCACCTGCGGCGTACCCGTGCTGGCGTCCGACATCAGCGGCAACCGCGGCATGCTGGGACATGACTATGCGGGCTACTTCCCGGTAGGCGACGCGGCCGCGCTGGCGCGCCTGATCGACCGCAGCGTGGCCGATCCTGCCTGGTATGGCCAGCTGCAGGCGCAGTGCGTGCGCCGCGCCCCCCTGTTTGCGCCCGAGCGGGAACGCGCCGCCCTGCTTGCCCTGCTGGACGAGGCCACGGCAGCAGGCGACGCGGCGGGCGCACTTGCGTCATAA
- a CDS encoding DEAD/DEAH box helicase, with product MSFEALGLHASIVKAVTDAGYTKPTPVQEQAVPAAIEGRDLLVSSQTGSGKTAAFMLPALHKFAVAEQSPAAKTAAQEAQSARARGERPRFKPAQPKMLVLTPTRELALQVTTATEKYGTQIRRIKAVSILGGMPYPKQMQLLSRNPEILVATPGRLIDHMESGKIDFSELEILVLDEADRMLDMGFIDDIEKIIAATPANRQTMLFSATLDGMVGNMARRITTNPMTIQITGSASKHENISQRVHFVDDLSHKNRLLDHLLRDETLDQAVVFTATKRDADTIADRLNIAGFSAAALHGDMHQGARNRTLDGLRRGQVKVLVATDVAARGIDVPNITHVFNYDLPKFPEDYVHRIGRTGRAGRNGLAISLVNHAEGMNVKRIERFTKQLIPVTAIEGFEPKKTASAPRSAARPGSWKPGDNRSAAKPGQRTFSKPGAPRKEGSTGGGYKGSNPRSADGARRSYGDR from the coding sequence ATGAGTTTTGAAGCACTAGGCCTCCACGCGTCCATCGTCAAAGCAGTGACCGACGCAGGTTATACCAAGCCAACCCCGGTGCAGGAGCAAGCTGTTCCTGCCGCGATCGAAGGACGCGACCTGCTCGTGTCGTCGCAGACCGGTTCGGGCAAGACCGCCGCTTTCATGCTGCCGGCCCTGCACAAATTCGCCGTCGCCGAACAGTCGCCTGCGGCCAAGACCGCTGCCCAGGAAGCGCAATCGGCGCGCGCCCGCGGCGAGCGCCCACGTTTCAAGCCAGCCCAACCTAAAATGCTGGTCCTGACCCCCACCCGCGAACTGGCTTTGCAGGTGACCACCGCTACCGAAAAATACGGCACCCAGATCCGCCGTATCAAGGCTGTCTCGATCCTGGGCGGCATGCCTTATCCCAAGCAGATGCAACTGCTGTCGCGCAATCCTGAAATCCTCGTCGCCACCCCTGGCCGCCTGATCGATCACATGGAGTCGGGCAAGATCGATTTCTCCGAGCTGGAGATTTTGGTACTCGACGAAGCCGACCGCATGCTGGACATGGGCTTCATCGATGACATCGAAAAGATCATTGCCGCCACCCCGGCCAACCGCCAGACCATGCTGTTCTCGGCCACGCTGGACGGCATGGTGGGTAACATGGCGCGCCGCATCACGACCAATCCGATGACGATCCAGATCACCGGTTCGGCCAGCAAGCACGAGAACATCTCGCAGCGCGTGCACTTCGTCGACGACCTGTCGCACAAGAACCGCCTGCTCGACCATCTGCTCCGCGACGAAACGCTGGACCAGGCCGTGGTGTTCACCGCCACCAAGCGTGACGCCGACACCATCGCCGACCGCCTGAACATTGCCGGTTTCTCGGCCGCCGCGCTGCATGGAGACATGCACCAGGGCGCCCGCAACCGCACGCTCGACGGCCTGCGCCGCGGCCAGGTCAAGGTACTGGTGGCAACCGACGTGGCAGCACGCGGCATCGACGTACCGAACATCACCCACGTGTTCAACTACGACCTGCCGAAGTTCCCCGAGGACTATGTGCACCGCATCGGCCGCACCGGCCGTGCCGGCCGCAATGGTCTGGCCATTTCGCTGGTCAACCATGCAGAAGGCATGAACGTCAAACGCATCGAGCGCTTCACCAAGCAGCTCATTCCGGTCACCGCCATCGAAGGCTTCGAGCCAAAGAAGACGGCGTCGGCACCGCGTTCGGCAGCCCGTCCTGGCAGCTGGAAGCCGGGCGACAACCGCTCGGCAGCCAAGCCAGGCCAGCGCACCTTCAGCAAGCCAGGCGCACCGCGCAAGGAAGGCAGCACCGGCGGCGGCTACAAGGGTTCCAACCCGCGTTCGGCTGACGGCGCGCGCCGCTCGTACGGCGACCGCTAA
- a CDS encoding DUF1428 domain-containing protein has translation MPYVDGFVVPIPKENIEAYRAMSERCGAIWREHGALEFKECIADDVKPGKVTSFPQSVILEDNETVAFSWITYNSREERDAINDKVMKDPRMADMMKPESMPFDGKRLIYGGFTMLVDM, from the coding sequence ATGCCATACGTCGATGGGTTCGTGGTACCAATACCGAAGGAAAATATCGAAGCTTACCGCGCCATGAGCGAGCGCTGCGGCGCCATCTGGCGCGAGCATGGGGCGCTGGAGTTCAAGGAGTGCATCGCCGACGATGTCAAGCCGGGCAAGGTCACTTCCTTTCCCCAGAGCGTGATTCTGGAAGACAATGAAACGGTCGCGTTTTCCTGGATTACCTACAATTCGCGCGAGGAGCGCGACGCCATCAACGACAAGGTCATGAAGGACCCCCGCATGGCCGACATGATGAAGCCCGAGAGCATGCCCTTCGACGGCAAGCGCTTGATTTATGGCGGCTTCACCATGCTGGTCGACATGTAA
- a CDS encoding DUF1415 domain-containing protein produces the protein MSTRNPHADDEQVIAATQKWLEKAVIGLNLCPFAKAVHVKEQIRYVVSPATTPEVLLETLMNELQLLSDTDPEQIDTTLLIHPFVLNDFLDYNEFLDVADAAVEDMQLDGELQVASFHPDYQFADTDQNDISNFTNRAPYPILHLLREESIERAVEAFPEASEIFDKNIETMEKLGHDGWDKLDVGPA, from the coding sequence ATGAGCACCCGCAACCCGCATGCCGACGATGAGCAAGTCATCGCCGCCACGCAAAAATGGCTGGAAAAAGCAGTCATCGGCCTGAATCTGTGTCCCTTTGCCAAGGCAGTGCACGTCAAAGAGCAAATCCGGTATGTGGTGTCGCCTGCGACCACGCCTGAAGTGCTGCTCGAAACGCTGATGAACGAACTGCAACTGCTGTCCGACACCGATCCTGAGCAAATCGACACCACGCTCCTGATCCATCCTTTTGTGCTCAACGACTTCCTCGACTACAACGAGTTTCTCGATGTGGCCGATGCGGCGGTGGAAGACATGCAGCTTGATGGCGAATTGCAGGTCGCGAGCTTCCATCCGGACTACCAGTTTGCCGATACGGACCAGAACGACATCAGCAACTTCACCAACCGGGCGCCGTATCCCATCTTGCATTTGCTGCGGGAAGAGAGCATCGAGCGGGCGGTGGAAGCCTTCCCCGAAGCATCCGAGATATTCGACAAGAACATCGAGACCATGGAAAAACTGGGCCATGATGGCTGGGACAAGCTCGATGTCGGTCCAGCCTGA